TGACGTGGGCGCGCCGTGACGTCGTCATGACCAATTGGCGCGACGGCTCGATCAACTTCGAGCAGCGTGGCGTCGAGTTCCCCGACTCCTGGTCGGTGAACGCGGTCAACATCGTCACCAGTAAGTACTTCCGCGGAGCGGTGGGCGCTGAGAACCGCGAGAGCAGCCTCAAGCAGCTCATCGACCGTGTGGTGAAGACCTACCGCAAGGCGGGCGAGGAGAACGGTTACTTCACCTCCCCGGAGGACGCCGAGCTCTTCGACCACGAGCTGACCTACGCGCTGCTGCACCAGGTCTTCAGCTTCAACTCGCCGGTCTGGTTCAACGTCGGCACGACGCAGCCGCAGCAGGTCAGCGCCTGTTTCATCCTGTCCGTCGACGACTCCATGGAGTCCATCCTCGACTGGTACAAGGAAGAGGGGATGATCTTCAAGGGCGGCTCGGGCGCCGGCCTGAACCTCTCCCGTATCCGCTCCTCCAAGGAGCTTCTCTCCTCCGGCGGCAACGCCTCGGGCCCGGTCTCCTTCATGCGCGGCGCCGACGCGTCCGCGGGAACGATCAAGTCGGGCGGCGCCACCCGCCGCGCGGCCAAGATGGTCGTCCTGGACGTGGACCACCCGGACGTCGAGGCCTTCATCGAGACCAAGGTGAAGGAGGAGGAGAAGATCCGCGCCCTGCGCGACGCGGGCTTCGACATGGACCTGGGCGGCGACGACATCACGTCGGTCCAGTACCAGAACGCCAACAACTCGGTCCGTGTGAACGACGAGTTCATGAACGCCGTCGAGTCCGGCTCGAAGTTCGGTCTGCGCTCGCGCATGACCGGCGAGGTCATCGAGGAGGTCGACGCCAAGTCGCTCTTCCGCAAGATGGCCGAGGCCGCGCACGCCTGTGCCGACCCCGGTATCCAGTACGACGACATCATCAACCGCTGGCACACCTCGCCCGAGACGGGCCGGATCACCGCGTCCAACCCGTGCAGCGAGTACATGCACCTGGACAACTCGTCCTGCAACCTCGCCTCGCTGAACCTGATGAAGTTCCTGCGCGACGACGACCAGGGCAACCAGTCGTTCGACGCCGAGCGCTTCGCCAAGGTCGTCGAGCTGGTCATCACCGCGATGGACATCTCCATCTGCTTCGCCGACTTCCCCACCGAGAAGATCGGCGAGACGACCCGCGCCTTCCGTCAGCTGGGCATCGGTTACGCCAACCTCGGCGCGCTCCTGATGGCGACCGGCCACGCGTACGACAGCAACGGCGGCCGCGCGCTCGCCGGCGCCATCACCTCGCTGATGACCGGCACCTCGTACAAGCGCTCCGCCGAGCTGGCCGCGATCGTCGGTCCGTACGACGGCTACGCCCGCAACGCCGACGCCCACAAGCGCGTCATGAAGCAGCACGCGGACGCCAACACCGACGCCAAGCGCATGGACGACCTCGACAACCCGGTCTGGGCCGCGGCGACCGAGGCCTGGCAGGACGTCATCCGGCTCGGCGAGAAGAACGGTTTCCGCAACGCGCAGGCCTCCGTGCTCGCGCCGACCGGCACCATCGGCCTGATGATGGACTGCGACACCACGGGCGTCGAGCCGGACCTGGCCCTGGTCAAGTTCAAGAAGCTCGTCGGCGGCGGCTCGATGCAGATCGTGAACAACACGGTCCCCAAGGCCCTCAAGCGCCTCGGCTACCAGCCGGAGCAGGTCGAGGCGATCGTCGCCCACATCGCCGAGCACGGCAATGTCGTCGACGCCCCCGGCCTCAAGCACGAGCACTACGAGGTCTTCGACTGCGCCATGGGCGAGCGCTCGATCGCGCCCATGGGTCACGTACGGATGATGGCGGCCGCCCAGCCGTTCCTGTCCGGCGCGATCTCCAAGACCGTCAACATGCCCGCGAGCTCCACGGTCGAGGACGTCGAGGAGATCTACCTCCAGGGCTGGAAGCTCGGCACCAAGGCGCTCGCCGTCTACGTCGAGAACTCCAAGGTCGGCCAGCCGCTCTCGGCCAAGAAGAAGGAAGAGAAGCCGGCGGAGACGGCGGCGGTGAAGACCGAGAAGGTCATCGAGTACCGCCCGGTCCGCAAG
The sequence above is drawn from the Streptomyces sp. NBC_01465 genome and encodes:
- a CDS encoding vitamin B12-dependent ribonucleotide reductase is translated as MTETTSGPARGSRSKGSKASKGLRIERIHTTPGVHPYDEVTWARRDVVMTNWRDGSINFEQRGVEFPDSWSVNAVNIVTSKYFRGAVGAENRESSLKQLIDRVVKTYRKAGEENGYFTSPEDAELFDHELTYALLHQVFSFNSPVWFNVGTTQPQQVSACFILSVDDSMESILDWYKEEGMIFKGGSGAGLNLSRIRSSKELLSSGGNASGPVSFMRGADASAGTIKSGGATRRAAKMVVLDVDHPDVEAFIETKVKEEEKIRALRDAGFDMDLGGDDITSVQYQNANNSVRVNDEFMNAVESGSKFGLRSRMTGEVIEEVDAKSLFRKMAEAAHACADPGIQYDDIINRWHTSPETGRITASNPCSEYMHLDNSSCNLASLNLMKFLRDDDQGNQSFDAERFAKVVELVITAMDISICFADFPTEKIGETTRAFRQLGIGYANLGALLMATGHAYDSNGGRALAGAITSLMTGTSYKRSAELAAIVGPYDGYARNADAHKRVMKQHADANTDAKRMDDLDNPVWAAATEAWQDVIRLGEKNGFRNAQASVLAPTGTIGLMMDCDTTGVEPDLALVKFKKLVGGGSMQIVNNTVPKALKRLGYQPEQVEAIVAHIAEHGNVVDAPGLKHEHYEVFDCAMGERSIAPMGHVRMMAAAQPFLSGAISKTVNMPASSTVEDVEEIYLQGWKLGTKALAVYVENSKVGQPLSAKKKEEKPAETAAVKTEKVIEYRPVRKRLPKGRPGITTSFTVGGAEGYMTANSYPDDGLGEVFLKMSKQGSTLAGMMDAFSIAVSVGMQYGVPLETYVSKFTNMRFEPAGMTDDPDVRMAQSIVDYIFRRLALDFLPFETRSALGIHSAEERQRHLDTGSYEPSDDEVDVEGLSQSAPRQVEAPKAAAPKAAEPEAAKPAPRQAHNSTELMEIQLGLNADAPLCLSCGTKMRRAGSCYLCEGCGSTSGCS